One window from the genome of Dyella sp. A6 encodes:
- the rsmH gene encoding 16S rRNA (cytosine(1402)-N(4))-methyltransferase RsmH, producing MAELRHIPVMLGEAVEGLAVQAGGRYLDGTFGRGGHARAVLSRLGPDGRLLLMDRDPQAISWARETFADDPRVSIRHANFGTLAEWDETAAGLDGVLLDLGVSSPQLDEAARGFSFMADAPLDMRMDTTQGEGAADFLAHADEREIADVLWRFGEERFSRKIARSIVERRAEAPITRTGELAALIERVLGRREPGKHPATRSFQALRIRVNGELDALHAGLEAALARLKPGGRLAVISFHSLEDRAVKHFIRDHEGRVQGSRRGPPVAARPAEMAAVGKARFPSEAELAANPRARSAVLRVATKLPAGGAA from the coding sequence ATGGCCGAGTTGCGGCACATCCCGGTGATGCTGGGCGAAGCGGTGGAGGGGCTTGCCGTGCAGGCAGGTGGGCGTTATCTGGATGGCACATTCGGACGCGGCGGTCACGCGCGCGCCGTGCTGTCGCGCCTGGGGCCGGACGGCCGCCTGCTGCTGATGGACCGCGACCCGCAGGCGATTTCCTGGGCGCGCGAAACCTTTGCCGATGATCCGCGCGTGTCGATCCGCCATGCGAATTTCGGGACGCTGGCCGAGTGGGACGAAACCGCGGCGGGGCTGGACGGCGTGCTGCTCGACTTGGGCGTGTCGTCGCCGCAGCTGGACGAGGCTGCCCGTGGTTTCAGCTTCATGGCCGATGCGCCGCTGGACATGCGCATGGATACCACCCAGGGCGAGGGTGCGGCGGATTTTCTGGCCCACGCCGACGAACGCGAGATCGCCGACGTGCTGTGGCGTTTCGGCGAGGAGCGATTCAGCCGCAAGATCGCACGCAGCATCGTCGAACGCCGTGCCGAAGCGCCGATCACCCGTACCGGCGAACTGGCCGCGCTGATCGAGCGCGTGCTGGGGCGGCGCGAGCCCGGCAAGCATCCGGCCACCCGCAGTTTCCAGGCACTGCGCATCCGCGTGAACGGTGAACTGGATGCGTTGCATGCCGGACTCGAAGCGGCGCTGGCGCGCCTGAAGCCCGGTGGACGGTTGGCGGTGATCAGTTTCCACTCGCTTGAGGATCGCGCGGTCAAGCATTTCATCCGCGACCACGAGGGGCGCGTGCAGGGCAGCCGGCGTGGACCGCCGGTGGCGGCGCGTCCGGCCGAGATGGCTGCCGTGGGCAAGGCCCGCTTTCCGTCTGAAGCCGAGCTGGCCGCCAATCCGCGTGCCCGTTCGGCGGTGCTGCGCGTGGCGACGAAGCTGCCCGCAGGCGGTGCCGCATGA
- the ftsL gene encoding cell division protein FtsL: MKVVGVALLLMLLGVTMVTAIGVVWTRQQSRALFMQLTQLQNRRDALNIEYNKLELEQATWAEPRRIDSEARSRLGMLTPLPQDIRLVTE; the protein is encoded by the coding sequence ATGAAAGTGGTCGGCGTCGCGCTGCTGCTGATGCTGCTGGGCGTCACCATGGTCACCGCGATCGGCGTGGTGTGGACGCGCCAGCAGAGCCGTGCGCTGTTCATGCAGCTGACCCAGCTGCAGAACCGGCGCGATGCGCTGAACATCGAATACAACAAGCTTGAGCTGGAACAGGCGACGTGGGCCGAGCCACGGCGAATCGACAGCGAGGCGCGCAGCCGGCTGGGCATGCTCACGCCGCTGCCGCAGGACATTCGGCTGGTGACCGAATGA
- a CDS encoding nucleoside permease has translation MNLKLRLTVMNFLQYYIWGAWLLTIGTWWFHTQHWSGTSFGAIFSTMGIASLFMPSLAGIVADKWINAERLYGLFQIAGAVVLFAIPTVHSPDTMFWVMLLNMCFYMPTISLSIAVAYNALKQQDMDVVTVYPPIRVWGTVGFIAATWTVSLLGFESSATQFHVAAGASLLLGLYAFTLPKCPPKLDATHSRTLTDRLGLTSFVLFKNRNMAVFFIFAMLLGAALQLTNAYGDTFLKDFSKVPAYQHLLTVKYSAIIISISQFSETAFILTIPFFLKRFGIKAVMTMSMLAWVLRFGLFAFGNPDGGLWMIVLSCLIYGMAFDFFNISGSLFVEGQADPKIRASAQGLFMLMTNGIGAVLGSLIAGWMIDHFFTNHSCNDTLLICKDWRGIWLTFATYSLIMAALFVPLFKHRHERKATTEVAPTH, from the coding sequence ATGAATCTCAAGCTTCGCCTCACGGTGATGAACTTCCTCCAGTACTACATCTGGGGGGCCTGGCTGCTGACCATCGGCACGTGGTGGTTCCATACCCAGCACTGGTCGGGCACCAGCTTCGGCGCGATCTTCTCGACCATGGGCATCGCCTCGCTGTTCATGCCCTCGCTGGCCGGCATCGTGGCGGACAAGTGGATCAACGCCGAACGCCTGTACGGGCTGTTCCAGATCGCCGGCGCGGTGGTGCTGTTCGCGATACCCACGGTGCACAGCCCCGACACCATGTTCTGGGTGATGCTGCTCAACATGTGCTTCTACATGCCGACCATCTCGCTTTCCATCGCGGTGGCCTACAACGCGCTGAAGCAGCAGGACATGGATGTGGTGACCGTCTACCCGCCGATCCGCGTGTGGGGCACGGTCGGTTTCATCGCGGCGACCTGGACGGTGAGCCTGCTCGGCTTCGAGTCGTCCGCGACCCAGTTCCACGTGGCCGCCGGCGCCTCGCTGCTGCTGGGCCTGTACGCGTTCACCCTGCCCAAGTGTCCGCCGAAGCTGGACGCCACGCACAGCCGCACGCTGACCGACCGCCTCGGTCTCACCTCGTTCGTGCTGTTCAAGAACCGCAACATGGCGGTGTTCTTTATTTTCGCCATGCTGCTGGGCGCGGCGTTGCAGCTGACCAACGCCTACGGCGACACCTTCCTGAAGGACTTCTCCAAGGTCCCCGCCTACCAGCACCTGCTGACGGTGAAGTACTCGGCGATCATCATCTCCATCTCGCAGTTCTCCGAAACCGCCTTCATCCTCACCATCCCGTTCTTCCTCAAGCGCTTCGGCATCAAGGCGGTGATGACCATGAGCATGCTGGCCTGGGTGCTGCGCTTCGGTCTGTTCGCGTTCGGCAACCCGGACGGCGGTCTGTGGATGATCGTGCTGTCCTGCCTGATCTACGGCATGGCCTTCGACTTCTTCAACATTTCCGGCTCGCTGTTCGTCGAGGGCCAGGCCGACCCGAAGATCCGCGCCAGCGCGCAGGGGCTGTTCATGCTGATGACCAACGGCATCGGCGCCGTGCTGGGCAGCCTGATCGCGGGCTGGATGATCGACCACTTCTTCACCAACCACAGCTGCAACGACACGTTGCTGATCTGCAAGGACTGGCGCGGCATCTGGCTGACCTTCGCCACCTATTCGCTGATCATGGCGGCCTTGTTCGTGCCGTTGTTCAAGCACCGGCACGAGCGCAAGGCGACGACGGAGGTCGCGCCCACGCACTGA
- a CDS encoding YraN family protein has translation MRASGAVFEQRARIELERAGLRLLASNYTTRHGELDLVMQHGDTVVFVEVRHRQRAGHGDATTSVTRSKQEKLIRTAQLWLAAHPQYAQRPCRFDVVSYDGPADDARMHWLKGAFEAY, from the coding sequence ATGCGTGCCAGCGGCGCCGTCTTCGAACAGCGCGCCCGGATCGAACTGGAGCGCGCGGGCCTGCGCCTGCTGGCCAGCAACTACACCACCCGCCATGGTGAGCTCGACCTGGTGATGCAACACGGCGATACCGTCGTGTTCGTCGAAGTGCGACACCGCCAGCGCGCCGGCCACGGCGACGCCACCACCTCGGTCACCCGTAGCAAGCAGGAAAAGCTGATACGCACGGCACAGCTATGGCTCGCCGCGCACCCGCAATACGCCCAGCGCCCATGCCGCTTCGACGTGGTCAGCTACGACGGCCCGGCGGACGACGCGCGCATGCACTGGCTTAAGGGCGCATTCGAGGCGTACTGA
- a CDS encoding penicillin-binding protein 2, with translation MKRREQHPAKPTGRRRATPPSARRRMVLVVTVLVIASLGLVARAFDLQVIQNQFYQDQADARFLREVKIPVSRGTIFDRNGDPLAVSTPMVSITAVPGQVLQNADRIPALANALGIDPDRLRQYLERRSTRDFAYLRRQMNPEAAKAVLALDIPGVNGQREYKRYYPSGGVTAHVLGFTNIDDRGQEGLELAFDSWLSGKPGAKRVIRDRQGHIVEDVDLLRAPQPGKNLTLSIDRRIQFLAYNELKNQIEKSQADSGSMVILDVATGEILAMVSLPTFNPNDINDSTAAERRNRAVTDVVEPGSTMKPFTMAAGLSSGKYTPTTPVINVNNGNWYFQGHDIRDDEAESQLTPTGVLTKSSDIGAAKISLSLGPEYVYNTYRAFGFGDTTQSGFPGESSGYLKVWRNWRPLEQATMAFGYGLNVTALQLANGYATLADHGVMHDPTFIKGDDNPGKQIVAPQVADEIVRMLETVTQPGGTATRAEIANYSVAGKTGTAHQAIPGGYAKNHYNALFAGIVPASAPRLVGVVVINNPEKGGYYGGLAAAPVFQKVMTGALRLLDIPPDNIGRWYVGGPKISNGGLAGSVPPPDPSGGASAKEGVGP, from the coding sequence ATGAAGCGGCGCGAACAGCATCCAGCGAAGCCGACGGGACGCCGCCGTGCCACGCCGCCGAGTGCGCGTCGGCGCATGGTGCTGGTGGTGACCGTGCTGGTGATCGCCTCGCTGGGGCTGGTGGCGCGTGCGTTCGACCTGCAGGTGATCCAGAACCAGTTCTATCAGGACCAGGCCGACGCCCGCTTTCTGCGCGAGGTGAAGATTCCGGTCTCGCGCGGCACCATTTTCGACCGCAACGGCGACCCGCTGGCCGTGTCGACGCCGATGGTGTCGATCACGGCGGTGCCGGGGCAGGTGCTGCAGAACGCCGACCGCATCCCGGCCCTGGCAAACGCACTGGGCATCGACCCGGATCGCCTGCGGCAGTACCTCGAGCGCCGCTCCACCCGCGACTTCGCCTATCTGCGTCGGCAGATGAATCCCGAGGCGGCCAAGGCCGTGCTGGCTCTGGATATTCCCGGCGTCAACGGTCAGCGCGAATACAAGCGCTACTACCCGTCCGGTGGCGTCACCGCGCATGTGCTCGGGTTCACCAACATCGACGACCGTGGCCAGGAAGGGCTGGAGCTGGCGTTCGACAGCTGGTTGTCCGGCAAGCCGGGTGCCAAGCGGGTGATTCGCGACCGCCAGGGCCACATCGTGGAGGACGTAGACCTGCTGCGTGCGCCGCAGCCGGGCAAGAACCTCACGCTCAGCATCGACCGGCGCATCCAGTTCCTGGCCTACAACGAGCTGAAGAACCAGATCGAGAAAAGCCAGGCCGATTCGGGTTCGATGGTGATCCTGGATGTGGCGACCGGCGAGATCCTGGCGATGGTCAGCCTGCCCACGTTCAATCCCAACGACATCAACGACAGCACCGCTGCCGAACGTCGCAACCGCGCGGTGACCGACGTGGTCGAGCCGGGTTCGACGATGAAGCCGTTCACGATGGCGGCGGGCCTGTCGAGCGGCAAGTACACGCCGACGACTCCGGTGATCAACGTCAACAACGGCAACTGGTACTTCCAGGGGCACGACATCCGCGACGACGAGGCGGAAAGCCAGCTTACGCCGACCGGCGTGCTGACCAAGTCGAGTGACATCGGTGCCGCCAAGATCTCGCTGTCGCTGGGTCCCGAGTATGTCTACAACACCTATCGCGCGTTCGGGTTCGGCGACACCACGCAGAGCGGTTTTCCGGGCGAGTCGTCCGGTTACCTGAAGGTGTGGCGCAACTGGCGGCCGCTGGAACAGGCCACTATGGCCTTCGGCTATGGCCTGAATGTCACCGCGCTGCAACTGGCCAACGGCTACGCCACCTTGGCCGATCACGGCGTGATGCACGACCCCACCTTCATCAAGGGCGACGACAATCCGGGCAAGCAGATCGTTGCGCCGCAGGTGGCGGACGAGATCGTGCGCATGCTGGAAACCGTCACCCAACCCGGCGGCACCGCCACGCGGGCAGAAATTGCCAACTACAGCGTGGCCGGCAAGACCGGCACGGCGCACCAGGCGATTCCCGGCGGCTACGCCAAGAACCACTACAACGCCTTGTTCGCGGGCATCGTGCCGGCCAGTGCTCCACGGCTGGTCGGTGTGGTGGTGATCAACAATCCGGAGAAGGGTGGGTACTACGGTGGCCTAGCTGCGGCGCCGGTATTCCAGAAGGTGATGACCGGTGCGCTGCGCCTGCTCGACATTCCGCCGGACAACATCGGTCGCTGGTACGTGGGCGGGCCGAAGATCAGCAACGGTGGCCTGGCCGGCAGCGTGCCGCCGCCCGATCCGTCCGGTGGCGCATCGGCGAA
- the mraZ gene encoding division/cell wall cluster transcriptional repressor MraZ, with product MFQGETAITVDDKGRLAIPTAYRELVTGACGNRLVITYNPFEAGCLWLFPHDEWERVRDQVNALPNVKSVHRALQMKLVGAAAMVEPDGAARILLPASQRATTGIEKKAVLLGMGNKFELWSEQAHLAKIRQTIGEDDISDDMAGLRL from the coding sequence GTGTTCCAGGGCGAAACTGCCATCACCGTCGACGACAAAGGTCGTCTGGCCATCCCGACGGCCTATCGGGAGCTGGTCACGGGTGCGTGCGGCAATCGCCTGGTGATCACCTACAACCCGTTCGAGGCGGGTTGTCTCTGGCTTTTCCCCCATGACGAGTGGGAGCGGGTGCGCGATCAGGTCAATGCGTTGCCGAACGTCAAGTCCGTGCATCGCGCCCTGCAGATGAAGCTGGTCGGTGCGGCGGCGATGGTGGAGCCGGACGGTGCCGCGCGCATCCTGCTTCCTGCCAGCCAGCGTGCGACCACGGGTATCGAGAAGAAGGCGGTGCTCCTGGGCATGGGTAACAAGTTCGAGCTTTGGAGCGAACAGGCCCACCTGGCCAAGATCCGCCAGACGATCGGCGAAGACGACATCAGCGACGACATGGCGGGCCTGCGCCTGTAA
- a CDS encoding FAD-binding oxidoreductase, which yields MKMPGALLDTLHTLFGDDAISTADAERLAYAYDNSRRNALPDAVVFPTTHEQVEALVRACREHRVPLIARGRGTNTTGATVPVEGGVVASFERMTRILRIDPDNRLAVVEPGVLNGDLQRALAPHGFFWPPDPSSSPWCSIGGNLACNSAGPRTVKYGSPRENTLGLRAVAGNGESFRCGTYTSKGATGYDLTRLLIGSEGTLALITEATLKLTPKPSAVRTLRATYRNVGSAARAVARIMAQPVTPCALEFIDDVALKLAHDYAPDAGVPLAGAMLMIEVDGEPENLPSAAEAVARAARGDGLEELRVAADADETRALWSARKALSPAQRTLSPNKINEDVVVPVSRLPELVDGVKQLAARHDVPIVSFGHAGNGNLHVNLLPRDDAERERAHAALAGLFEQVIALDGTLSGEHGIGMIKREFMPLALSGETLDLMRGIKAAFDPDGILNPGKLLP from the coding sequence ATGAAGATGCCCGGCGCACTACTCGACACCCTGCATACTCTTTTCGGCGACGACGCCATCTCCACCGCCGACGCCGAGCGGCTGGCCTATGCCTACGACAACTCGCGCCGCAACGCCCTGCCCGACGCTGTGGTGTTTCCGACCACGCACGAACAGGTCGAAGCGCTGGTGCGCGCTTGCCGCGAGCATCGGGTACCGCTGATTGCACGTGGCCGCGGCACTAATACCACCGGTGCCACGGTGCCGGTGGAAGGTGGCGTGGTGGCCAGCTTCGAGCGGATGACGCGCATCCTGCGCATCGATCCGGACAACCGCCTTGCCGTGGTCGAACCGGGCGTGCTCAACGGCGACCTGCAACGCGCGCTGGCACCGCACGGTTTTTTCTGGCCGCCCGACCCGTCCTCGTCGCCCTGGTGCAGCATCGGCGGCAACCTGGCCTGCAACTCGGCCGGGCCACGCACGGTGAAATACGGCAGCCCGCGCGAGAACACGCTGGGCCTGCGCGCCGTGGCCGGCAACGGCGAGAGCTTCCGTTGCGGCACCTACACCAGCAAGGGCGCCACCGGCTACGACCTCACCCGTCTGCTGATCGGCTCGGAAGGCACCCTGGCACTGATCACCGAAGCCACGCTCAAGCTCACCCCGAAACCCTCGGCCGTCCGCACGCTGCGCGCCACCTACCGCAACGTGGGCAGTGCGGCGCGCGCAGTGGCGCGGATCATGGCGCAGCCGGTAACCCCGTGCGCGCTGGAATTCATCGACGACGTGGCGCTGAAGCTGGCCCACGACTACGCCCCCGACGCCGGTGTACCGCTAGCCGGGGCGATGCTGATGATCGAAGTGGACGGCGAACCGGAAAACCTGCCGTCGGCCGCCGAGGCGGTGGCGCGCGCCGCTCGCGGCGATGGCCTGGAAGAACTGCGCGTGGCGGCCGACGCGGACGAGACCCGGGCGCTCTGGTCCGCCCGCAAGGCGCTGTCGCCCGCCCAGCGGACGCTGTCGCCGAACAAGATCAACGAAGACGTGGTGGTGCCGGTGAGCCGCCTGCCCGAACTGGTCGACGGCGTGAAGCAGTTGGCCGCGCGACACGACGTGCCGATCGTCAGCTTCGGCCACGCCGGCAACGGCAACCTGCACGTGAACCTGCTGCCACGCGACGACGCCGAACGCGAACGTGCCCATGCCGCGCTCGCCGGCCTGTTCGAACAGGTGATCGCGCTGGACGGCACACTGTCCGGCGAACACGGCATCGGCATGATCAAGCGCGAATTCATGCCCCTGGCGCTGTCCGGCGAAACGCTGGACCTGATGCGCGGCATCAAGGCCGCCTTCGATCCCGACGGCATCCTCAACCCGGGCAAGCTGCTGCCGTGA
- a CDS encoding uracil-DNA glycosylase family protein encodes MKAAPLDALLAEIRACHLCAAQLPLGPRPVVQASARSRLLIVSQAPGRKVHDTGVPFNDASGERLRDWLGIDKTAFYDPSNVAIVPMGFCFPGTGKGGDLPPRAECAPAWHPRLLPLLNRVRLTLAVGQYAQAGLLGDRRGRTLTATVQAWRGHLAQDVLPLPHPSPRNQLWLKRNPWFETELLPVLRQQVKEALR; translated from the coding sequence GTGAAAGCGGCACCACTGGACGCGCTGCTCGCCGAGATCCGCGCCTGCCACCTGTGCGCCGCGCAGTTGCCGCTGGGGCCGCGGCCGGTGGTGCAGGCATCGGCGCGGTCGAGGCTGCTGATCGTGAGCCAGGCGCCGGGGCGCAAGGTGCATGACACCGGCGTGCCGTTCAACGATGCCAGCGGCGAGCGGCTGCGTGACTGGCTGGGTATCGACAAGACGGCCTTCTACGATCCGTCGAATGTCGCCATCGTGCCGATGGGCTTCTGTTTTCCCGGCACCGGCAAGGGCGGTGACCTGCCGCCGCGAGCGGAATGCGCGCCGGCCTGGCACCCGCGCCTGCTGCCGCTGCTGAACCGGGTACGACTGACCTTGGCGGTGGGCCAGTATGCCCAGGCCGGCCTGCTCGGCGACCGGCGCGGACGCACGCTGACCGCGACCGTGCAGGCATGGCGCGGGCACCTGGCCCAAGACGTGCTGCCGCTGCCGCACCCCAGCCCGCGCAACCAGCTGTGGTTGAAGCGCAATCCCTGGTTCGAGACGGAACTGCTGCCGGTGCTGCGACAACAGGTGAAGGAAGCACTTCGCTAG
- a CDS encoding penicillin-binding protein activator, with product MRSYRVAAVVLLLSLALSACAPAIRPPSPAETAAAQQAATLASQGQFDQAASAYLTLAQQTSARSSHYRLLAAEAYRQEDQLGRAAPIVATIDRSQLTGDEPLRLDLLRAEIALQQHDPATALRLTTESGVNTPLALRPRLLELRAEAMAANHDYWGAGRTRVQMDSLLHGFDRSQNRKQAVNLLAKVGVAELKQRAAAMKPNDRMLPWINEALTQLGIVVAQSQPNLGQPVGTLLPGAGANVRQGYKVPAKIALLLPQGNGFGGISQVIREGFFAAYFDAASNHAPRPSVRVYDSTGTADGAVKAYQQAVADGAQMVVGPLTRAAVSAVLAQASLPVPVLALNHPNSGTLPAAGASEFALRPETEGAEAADHMSERGITQAYIIVSDDDFAGRAAAAFKAEFQAHGGLVLGQTQITRGSVNYRNQIAGLGIPATPADQNINSSANASAPTAGIFISMHPEQARLLLPQLRVARITLPVYGTSHIYAGSDDPSDDNDLDGVSFCDAPWLFDAQTGLPKHDAITALLPEARGASSRLFAFGMDAWNLVPYIDWMRANPGSYLPGASGQLTADAFGHVRRILIWAKFQNGVARPTGDNLQMQMDTTPAPAGSAPAPASSSAPATSPAAPASAASSPTPASTPAG from the coding sequence ATGCGTTCGTACCGCGTCGCGGCCGTTGTCCTGCTGCTTTCACTGGCATTGAGCGCCTGTGCGCCTGCCATCCGGCCGCCATCTCCCGCGGAAACCGCCGCCGCGCAACAAGCCGCCACACTCGCCAGCCAGGGCCAGTTCGACCAGGCGGCCAGCGCCTACCTCACCCTGGCCCAGCAGACATCCGCCCGCAGCAGCCATTACCGCCTGCTCGCCGCCGAAGCCTACCGCCAGGAAGACCAGCTTGGACGTGCCGCACCCATTGTCGCCACCATCGACCGCAGCCAGCTGACCGGCGACGAACCGCTACGCCTGGACCTGCTGCGTGCCGAGATAGCACTGCAGCAGCACGATCCGGCCACCGCGCTGCGACTGACCACGGAGTCCGGCGTGAACACGCCGCTGGCGCTGCGTCCTCGCCTGCTCGAGCTGCGCGCGGAAGCCATGGCCGCCAACCACGACTACTGGGGCGCCGGACGCACGCGCGTACAGATGGACAGCCTGCTGCACGGCTTCGACCGCAGCCAGAACCGCAAGCAGGCGGTCAACCTGCTGGCCAAGGTCGGTGTCGCCGAACTCAAGCAGCGCGCCGCGGCCATGAAGCCGAATGACCGCATGCTGCCGTGGATCAACGAGGCATTGACCCAGTTGGGCATCGTGGTGGCGCAATCGCAGCCCAATCTCGGCCAGCCGGTGGGCACCCTGCTGCCGGGCGCGGGCGCCAACGTGCGCCAGGGCTACAAGGTGCCGGCGAAGATCGCGCTGCTGCTGCCGCAGGGCAACGGCTTCGGCGGCATCAGCCAGGTGATCCGCGAAGGCTTTTTCGCCGCCTACTTCGACGCCGCCAGCAACCATGCGCCGCGTCCGTCGGTGCGTGTCTACGACAGCACGGGCACCGCCGACGGCGCCGTGAAGGCCTACCAGCAGGCGGTGGCCGACGGCGCACAGATGGTGGTCGGCCCGCTTACCCGCGCCGCCGTCAGCGCCGTGCTGGCGCAAGCGTCCCTGCCGGTGCCGGTGCTCGCCCTGAACCACCCGAACAGCGGCACCCTGCCCGCCGCAGGGGCGAGCGAGTTCGCGCTGCGCCCCGAAACCGAAGGTGCCGAAGCCGCCGACCACATGAGCGAGCGCGGCATCACCCAGGCCTACATCATTGTCTCCGACGACGATTTCGCCGGCCGCGCCGCCGCCGCCTTCAAGGCCGAATTCCAGGCACACGGCGGACTGGTCCTCGGCCAGACCCAGATCACCCGCGGCAGCGTCAACTACCGCAACCAGATCGCCGGTCTCGGCATCCCCGCCACCCCCGCGGACCAGAACATCAACAGCAGCGCGAACGCATCGGCACCGACGGCGGGCATCTTCATCAGCATGCATCCCGAGCAGGCCCGCCTGCTGCTGCCCCAACTGCGGGTGGCCCGCATCACCCTGCCGGTGTACGGCACCTCGCATATCTATGCCGGCAGCGACGACCCCAGCGACGACAACGACCTCGACGGCGTGTCGTTCTGCGATGCGCCGTGGCTTTTCGACGCGCAGACCGGCCTGCCCAAGCATGACGCCATCACCGCACTGCTGCCCGAAGCACGCGGCGCCAGCAGCCGCCTGTTCGCCTTCGGCATGGATGCATGGAACCTGGTGCCCTACATCGACTGGATGCGCGCGAACCCGGGCAGCTACCTGCCTGGCGCCAGTGGCCAGCTGACTGCCGACGCCTTCGGTCACGTGCGCCGCATCCTGATCTGGGCGAAGTTCCAGAACGGCGTGGCCCGACCCACCGGCGACAACCTGCAGATGCAGATGGACACCACGCCGGCCCCCGCCGGCAGCGCGCCGGCACCGGCCAGCAGCAGCGCGCCTGCGACCAGTCCGGCAGCACCGGCGAGCGCCGCCAGCAGCCCAACACCTGCGAGCACCCCGGCCGGCTGA
- the rsmI gene encoding 16S rRNA (cytidine(1402)-2'-O)-methyltransferase: MTSSTPGCLWVVATPIGHRDDMSARAVETLRQATVIAAEDTRHSRPLLQHFNIATPLVALHEHNERDVVDALVRRLQEGESVALISDAGTPLISDPGFRLVRAARAAGIRCAPVPGACAAIAALSVAGLPSDRFVFEGFLPPKSAARRSRLQVLAGDPRTIIFYESSHRVAESLADMRDVFGGEREVVLARELTKLFETVLGEPLAELAARVASDPDQQRGECVILVSGRGDDADAKLAEGQRVFAILREELPPAKAAKLAAAISGAPRKALYEK; encoded by the coding sequence ATGACATCCAGCACGCCCGGCTGCCTGTGGGTGGTCGCCACGCCGATCGGACACCGCGACGACATGTCGGCGCGTGCCGTCGAAACGTTGCGCCAGGCGACGGTGATCGCGGCCGAGGATACCCGGCACAGTCGGCCGCTGCTGCAGCATTTCAATATCGCCACGCCACTGGTGGCACTGCACGAGCACAACGAGCGCGACGTAGTCGATGCGCTGGTGCGGCGGCTGCAGGAAGGCGAGTCCGTGGCATTGATTTCCGATGCCGGTACGCCGCTGATTTCCGATCCGGGTTTCCGGCTGGTGCGCGCGGCCCGCGCGGCGGGTATCCGCTGCGCGCCGGTGCCCGGGGCATGCGCTGCGATCGCAGCGCTGTCGGTGGCGGGCCTGCCCAGCGACCGGTTCGTGTTCGAGGGTTTCCTGCCGCCGAAATCGGCGGCGCGCCGCAGTCGTCTGCAGGTACTGGCCGGTGACCCGCGCACAATCATTTTTTACGAGTCCTCGCATCGTGTGGCGGAGAGCCTGGCCGACATGCGCGATGTGTTCGGCGGCGAGCGCGAGGTCGTACTGGCGCGCGAACTGACCAAGCTGTTCGAGACGGTGCTGGGCGAACCGTTGGCCGAACTGGCTGCGCGCGTGGCTTCAGATCCTGACCAGCAGCGCGGCGAGTGCGTGATCCTGGTGTCCGGCCGCGGCGACGATGCGGATGCGAAGCTCGCCGAGGGGCAGCGGGTTTTTGCGATCCTGCGCGAGGAGCTGCCGCCGGCGAAGGCGGCGAAACTGGCGGCGGCGATCAGTGGCGCACCGCGCAAGGCGCTTTACGAGAAGTGA
- the rhtC gene encoding threonine export protein RhtC, whose product MSLFLTIALVHLIALMSPGPDFFYVSQTAVSHSRREALAGVAGIALGVAVWAALALLGLQLLLHRLAWLERLIAICGGAYLCWLGLKMLRGAMVASASLPTHAVRLANGPWRALRNGLFTNLANPKAVVYFGSIFSAFVGDRLGAGARWGLWVMVVVETLLWFAFVAGVFALPAMRRGYLRLSRWIDGCAGAVFMLFGLHLIFARRAA is encoded by the coding sequence ATGAGCCTGTTCCTGACCATCGCCTTGGTCCATCTGATCGCCCTGATGAGCCCGGGGCCGGATTTCTTCTATGTCTCGCAGACCGCGGTCAGCCATTCGCGACGCGAGGCACTGGCCGGGGTTGCGGGCATTGCACTGGGTGTGGCCGTGTGGGCGGCGCTGGCCTTGCTTGGTTTGCAGCTCTTGCTGCACCGGCTGGCGTGGCTGGAACGGCTGATCGCGATCTGCGGCGGCGCCTATCTCTGCTGGCTGGGCCTGAAGATGCTGCGTGGTGCGATGGTCGCGTCGGCGTCGCTGCCGACGCATGCGGTGCGCCTGGCCAACGGCCCCTGGCGGGCCCTGCGCAATGGCCTGTTCACCAATCTGGCCAACCCCAAGGCGGTGGTGTATTTCGGCAGCATCTTCTCGGCCTTCGTGGGCGACCGCCTCGGTGCCGGCGCCCGCTGGGGGCTGTGGGTGATGGTGGTGGTCGAGACTTTGCTGTGGTTCGCCTTCGTCGCCGGGGTGTTCGCGCTGCCAGCGATGCGACGTGGCTATCTGCGTCTGAGCCGCTGGATCGACGGCTGCGCCGGTGCGGTGTTCATGCTCTTCGGCCTGCATCTGATCTTCGCGCGCCGCGCCGCCTGA